The Pseudomonas baetica genome includes a region encoding these proteins:
- a CDS encoding histone-like nucleoid-structuring protein, MvaT/MvaU family: MSRLAEFRAAEKALQEQLKQLESLKNDAGLKKEIEFEEKLQGLMKSYGKGLKDIIAILDPNPAKSGLQISAAPKTRRARVVKVYHNPHTGELIETKGGNHRGLKAWKEQYGAATVDSWLRG, encoded by the coding sequence TTGTCCAGACTCGCTGAATTTCGCGCAGCTGAAAAGGCCCTTCAGGAACAGCTCAAGCAGTTGGAATCGCTGAAGAACGATGCCGGGCTCAAGAAAGAAATCGAATTCGAAGAAAAGCTCCAGGGGCTGATGAAAAGCTACGGCAAAGGCTTGAAGGACATCATCGCCATTCTCGATCCGAATCCGGCAAAATCCGGCCTGCAAATCTCTGCAGCCCCGAAAACCCGCCGCGCTCGCGTGGTCAAGGTTTATCACAACCCACATACTGGCGAACTGATCGAAACCAAGGGCGGCAACCATCGCGGCCTGAAGGCCTGGAAGGAGCAATACGGTGCAGCCACCGTTGACTCCTGGTTGCGTGGTTAA
- a CDS encoding DUF4946 domain-containing protein, translating into MIRLFKSLLVFFGLLVLGAFASAAEPSITWPAGWEVEALTDSAPQVSRQRAVKNDAEGNQVMVMELTMTQVESGHQVNLQGVLLEMRKSIQKDFFRGGYQSVCNKVHPASLGSLSALETTCTITENGRHVLSQTLVAAVEADRAYVLSYAGQAEAYKASADEIVAVKNSLKL; encoded by the coding sequence ATGATCCGACTGTTCAAATCCCTGTTGGTTTTCTTTGGTTTGCTTGTGCTCGGCGCATTCGCGTCTGCGGCTGAGCCGAGCATCACCTGGCCGGCAGGCTGGGAGGTCGAGGCATTAACCGATTCTGCACCGCAGGTTTCCCGGCAGCGAGCGGTGAAAAACGATGCCGAGGGTAATCAGGTCATGGTCATGGAGTTGACCATGACTCAAGTTGAAAGTGGTCATCAGGTCAATTTGCAAGGCGTGCTGTTGGAGATGCGCAAGTCGATCCAGAAGGACTTCTTCCGGGGTGGCTATCAAAGCGTCTGCAACAAGGTGCACCCGGCGTCGCTCGGTTCGTTGTCGGCGCTGGAGACCACTTGCACCATTACAGAGAACGGACGGCATGTGTTGTCACAAACGTTGGTCGCTGCGGTCGAGGCCGACAGGGCTTATGTACTTTCCTATGCTGGGCAGGCCGAGGCTTATAAGGCGAGCGCAGACGAAATAGTCGCGGTTAAAAACAGCCTGAAACTTTAG
- the gloA gene encoding lactoylglutathione lyase, with the protein MSLQELNTFPGVTATPDSATRNFVFNHTMLRVKDITKSLDFYTRVLGFSLVEKRDFPEAEFSLYFLALVDKAQIPADAAARTEWMKSIPGILELTHNHGTENDADFAYHNGNTDPRGFGHICISVPDIVAACARFEELGCDFQKRLTDGRMKSLAFIKDPDGYWVEIIQPAPM; encoded by the coding sequence ATGAGCCTGCAAGAACTGAACACCTTCCCCGGCGTTACCGCCACGCCAGACAGCGCAACCCGCAATTTCGTGTTCAACCACACCATGTTGCGTGTGAAGGACATTACCAAGTCGCTGGATTTCTACACCCGCGTGCTGGGTTTCTCGCTGGTTGAGAAGCGCGACTTCCCGGAAGCCGAATTCAGCCTGTATTTCCTCGCTCTGGTCGACAAAGCGCAGATCCCGGCCGACGCTGCTGCCCGCACCGAGTGGATGAAGTCGATCCCGGGCATTCTGGAGCTGACTCACAACCACGGCACCGAAAACGATGCTGACTTTGCCTATCACAATGGCAACACCGACCCACGCGGCTTCGGCCACATCTGCATCTCGGTGCCGGACATCGTTGCCGCGTGTGCGCGTTTTGAAGAACTGGGCTGCGACTTCCAGAAGCGCCTGACCGATGGCCGCATGAAGAGCCTGGCGTTCATCAAGGACCCGGATGGCTACTGGGTCGAGATCATCCAGCCGGCGCCGATGTAA
- a CDS encoding DNA-binding protein — MARGGITKALVQIARTAILARGEHPSIDAVRIEMGNTGSKTTIHRYLKELDDGAQPIEASAEPIDDELTALVSRLAQRLKEQAQEPIEQAREQFEEQRDALESELKQVRQALELLEHQHDIQGAALERESEVLSNTRSMLQTEQTRNAGLNQALADFELRLQDKDEQIRSLEEKHLHARDALEHYRNATKEQREQEQSRHEGQVQQLQAELRQAQQSALVRQDEITQLHRDNERLLTENRGTQRELSLMQDQLKQSNQRQDQLLEQATRVDSERTLLQERLRVATLESQTLKQSVEEQTLLNQSLEKDLTKAQASLEDSLRLAATVAAAPDSARPKDA; from the coding sequence ATGGCCCGTGGCGGCATTACCAAAGCATTGGTTCAGATCGCGCGCACAGCGATCCTGGCCCGCGGCGAACACCCGAGCATCGATGCAGTACGCATTGAAATGGGCAATACCGGCTCGAAAACCACGATCCATCGCTATCTGAAAGAGCTGGATGACGGCGCTCAGCCGATCGAAGCTTCAGCCGAACCCATCGATGACGAGCTGACAGCGCTGGTTTCGCGCCTCGCCCAGCGCTTGAAGGAGCAGGCCCAAGAGCCCATCGAGCAGGCTCGCGAGCAGTTTGAGGAACAGCGCGACGCGCTCGAATCAGAGCTCAAGCAGGTGCGTCAGGCACTGGAACTACTGGAGCACCAGCACGACATTCAAGGCGCTGCGCTGGAGCGTGAATCCGAGGTGCTAAGCAACACCCGCTCGATGCTGCAGACTGAGCAAACCCGCAACGCCGGGCTGAATCAGGCGCTGGCCGATTTCGAATTGCGCTTGCAGGACAAGGACGAGCAGATCCGCTCGCTGGAAGAAAAACACCTGCACGCCCGTGATGCGCTGGAGCATTACCGCAACGCCACGAAAGAACAGCGCGAACAGGAACAGAGTCGCCACGAAGGGCAAGTGCAGCAATTGCAGGCGGAACTGCGTCAGGCGCAACAGAGTGCACTGGTACGACAGGATGAGATCACTCAGTTGCACCGCGACAACGAACGCCTGCTCACCGAAAACCGTGGTACCCAGCGCGAACTGAGCCTGATGCAGGATCAACTCAAGCAAAGCAATCAGCGTCAGGACCAACTGCTGGAGCAAGCGACCCGCGTCGACAGCGAGCGCACTCTCCTCCAGGAGCGTCTGCGCGTAGCAACACTGGAAAGCCAGACACTCAAACAGAGCGTCGAGGAGCAGACGCTACTCAATCAGTCACTGGAAAAGGATTTGACCAAGGCTCAGGCAAGCCTGGAAGACAGCCTGCGTCTGGCAGCTACCGTTGCGGCAGCGCCAGACTCAGCCAGACCGAAAGACGCTTAA
- the gorA gene encoding glutathione-disulfide reductase, translated as MAYDFDLYVIGAGSGGVRAARFAAGFGAKVAVAESRYLGGTCVNVGCVPKKLLVYGAHFAEDFEQSAGFGWSLGEANFDWATLIANKDREINRLNGIYRNLLINSGVTLHEAHAKIVGPHEVEVNGERFTAKNILIATGGWPQIPEIPGHEHAISSNQAFFLKELPKRVLVVGGGYIAVEFAGIFHGLGANTTLLYRGDLFLRGFDGSVRKHLQEELTKRGMDLQFNADIARIDKQADGSLKATLKDGCELEADCIFYATGRRPMLDNLGLENTDVQLDDKGFIKVDEQYQTSEPSILALGDVIGRVQLTPVALAEGMAVARRLFKPEQYRPVDYKMIPTAVFSLPNIGTVGLTEEEARKAGHDVVIFESRFRPMKLTLTECQEKTLMKLVVDGKTDKVLGCHMVGPDAGEIVQGLAIALKAGATKRDFDDTIGVHPTAAEEFVTLRTPVGA; from the coding sequence ATGGCCTACGATTTTGACCTTTATGTAATTGGTGCCGGTTCCGGCGGTGTGCGCGCTGCGCGGTTTGCGGCCGGTTTCGGCGCGAAAGTGGCGGTGGCTGAAAGCCGTTATCTGGGCGGAACCTGCGTCAATGTTGGCTGTGTGCCGAAAAAGCTGTTGGTCTACGGCGCGCACTTTGCCGAAGACTTCGAGCAGTCTGCAGGTTTTGGCTGGAGCCTGGGCGAAGCGAATTTCGATTGGGCCACGCTGATCGCCAACAAGGATCGCGAGATCAATCGTCTGAACGGCATTTATCGCAATCTGCTGATCAACAGTGGTGTGACCTTGCACGAAGCACACGCGAAGATCGTCGGCCCGCACGAGGTTGAGGTCAACGGTGAACGCTTCACCGCGAAAAATATTCTGATCGCTACCGGCGGCTGGCCGCAAATTCCGGAGATTCCGGGGCACGAGCATGCGATCAGCTCCAATCAGGCTTTCTTTCTCAAAGAATTGCCGAAACGTGTTCTGGTGGTCGGCGGCGGTTACATCGCGGTGGAGTTTGCCGGGATTTTCCACGGTCTTGGCGCTAACACCACGCTGCTGTATCGCGGTGATCTGTTCCTGCGCGGTTTCGACGGTTCGGTGCGCAAGCATTTGCAGGAAGAGCTGACCAAGCGTGGCATGGATCTGCAATTCAATGCCGACATCGCACGAATCGACAAACAGGCCGATGGCAGCTTGAAGGCCACCCTCAAGGATGGCTGCGAGCTGGAAGCGGATTGCATTTTCTACGCCACTGGACGCCGTCCGATGCTGGACAATCTGGGGCTGGAAAACACCGACGTGCAGCTAGATGACAAGGGCTTCATCAAGGTCGACGAGCAATACCAGACCAGTGAGCCTTCGATTCTGGCGCTGGGCGACGTGATCGGTCGCGTGCAACTGACGCCGGTGGCGTTGGCCGAAGGTATGGCCGTGGCGCGCCGTCTGTTCAAGCCCGAGCAATATCGTCCAGTGGACTACAAGATGATCCCGACGGCGGTGTTCAGTCTGCCGAACATTGGCACGGTAGGTTTGACAGAAGAAGAGGCGCGCAAAGCGGGTCACGATGTGGTGATTTTCGAAAGCCGCTTCCGGCCGATGAAGCTGACCCTGACCGAGTGCCAGGAGAAAACGCTGATGAAGCTGGTGGTCGACGGCAAGACCGACAAAGTGCTGGGTTGCCACATGGTCGGTCCAGATGCCGGCGAGATCGTGCAAGGCCTGGCGATTGCGTTGAAGGCTGGCGCGACCAAGCGCGACTTCGACGACACGATCGGGGTGCACCCGACGGCCGCCGAAGAGTTTGTCACCCTGCGTACGCCGGTAGGCGCTTAA
- a CDS encoding site-specific integrase codes for MSDLDRYLQAATRDNTRRSYRAAIEHFEITWGGFLPATADSVARYLVEHAGVLSINTLKLRLSALAQWHNSQGFADPTKAPVVRKVFKGIRALHPAQEKQAEPLQLQDLERVIDWLEQEAQVAKAQQDRPALLKAYRDRALILLGFWRGFRSDELCRLQIEHVKAHAGSGITLYLPRSKGDRENLGQTYQTPALLKLCPVQAYIDWITEAALVRGPVFRGIDRWGNLSEEGLHANSIIPLLRQALERAGIAADRYTSHSLRRGFATWAHQSGWDLKSLMSYVGWKDMKSAMRYVEASPFQGMARITDKPA; via the coding sequence ATGAGCGATCTGGATCGCTATCTGCAAGCCGCCACCCGTGACAACACCCGCCGCAGTTATCGCGCAGCCATCGAGCATTTCGAAATCACTTGGGGTGGGTTCCTGCCGGCCACGGCTGACAGCGTCGCGCGTTATCTGGTCGAGCATGCGGGGGTGTTGTCGATCAACACGTTGAAGCTGCGCCTGTCGGCATTGGCGCAGTGGCATAACAGTCAGGGGTTTGCCGACCCCACCAAGGCGCCGGTGGTGCGCAAGGTGTTCAAAGGCATTCGTGCGTTGCATCCGGCGCAGGAAAAGCAGGCAGAACCCCTGCAACTGCAGGATCTAGAGCGAGTCATCGACTGGCTGGAGCAGGAAGCGCAGGTGGCGAAGGCGCAACAGGATCGTCCGGCACTGCTCAAGGCTTATCGCGACCGTGCGCTGATTCTGTTGGGCTTCTGGCGCGGTTTTCGTAGCGATGAGCTGTGCAGATTACAGATCGAGCATGTAAAGGCGCACGCCGGCAGCGGCATTACGTTGTATCTGCCGCGCAGCAAGGGTGACAGAGAGAACCTCGGCCAGACCTACCAGACCCCGGCACTTCTCAAGTTGTGCCCGGTGCAGGCTTACATCGACTGGATCACTGAAGCGGCACTGGTGCGCGGCCCGGTGTTTCGTGGCATCGACCGCTGGGGCAATCTGAGCGAGGAGGGCTTGCACGCCAACAGCATCATTCCGTTACTGCGTCAGGCGCTGGAGCGTGCGGGGATTGCTGCCGACCGTTACACCAGTCATTCCCTGCGCCGTGGTTTCGCCACCTGGGCGCATCAGAGTGGATGGGATCTGAAATCGTTGATGAGTTACGTTGGTTGGAAGGATATGAAGTCGGCAATGCGCTATGTTGAAGCCAGCCCCTTTCAAGGAATGGCTCGGATTACGGATAAACCGGCCTAG
- the ahpC gene encoding alkyl hydroperoxide reductase subunit C, which translates to MPIINSQVKPFKATAFKNGDFVQVSDADLKGKWSVVFFYPADFTFVCPTELEDLADNYAAFQKLGVEIYSVSTDTHFAHAAWHNTSPAIGKIQYTMIGDPTQVISRNFDVLIEEAGLADRGTFVINPEGQIKIVELNDGGVGRDASELLRKIKAAQYVAAHPGEVCPAKWKEGEATLAPSLDLVGKI; encoded by the coding sequence ATGCCTATCATCAACAGCCAGGTAAAACCGTTCAAAGCTACCGCGTTCAAAAACGGCGACTTCGTTCAAGTCTCGGACGCTGACCTGAAAGGCAAGTGGTCGGTCGTGTTCTTCTACCCAGCCGACTTCACCTTCGTTTGCCCAACCGAACTGGAAGACCTGGCTGACAACTACGCTGCCTTCCAGAAACTGGGCGTAGAAATCTATAGCGTTTCCACCGACACCCACTTTGCCCACGCTGCCTGGCACAACACTTCGCCAGCCATCGGCAAAATCCAGTACACCATGATCGGCGACCCGACTCAGGTCATCTCCCGCAACTTCGACGTGCTGATCGAAGAAGCCGGTCTGGCTGACCGTGGCACCTTCGTGATCAACCCGGAAGGTCAGATCAAAATCGTTGAACTGAACGATGGCGGCGTTGGCCGTGACGCTTCCGAGCTGCTGCGCAAGATCAAGGCTGCTCAGTACGTTGCTGCTCACCCAGGCGAAGTTTGCCCAGCCAAGTGGAAAGAAGGCGAGGCCACTCTGGCACCGTCCCTGGACCTGGTCGGCAAGATCTAA
- a CDS encoding EAL domain-containing protein, with protein MPLTVSPRRKRSARLVVTLLSGLLPVLLGVAILYMQAERTLEHSSQQTAEEALHQFELMLDNTAQAAHELLPLAGQPCESVKLALREQVTRRPFVRSTNLVWDDNLYCSSLFGDYKEAVNPGDYNQGKLWLMNGNPVTPNTALLVYRLSEGHGSALTTLDGYHLSNMLRLIGRQTLLMLQVGDNWLSADGKVHNGDLPALPVAQSMLDSSRYAFSISAGFPKGEIWRYMAEVYPPLFSLLIFFGVVSGAIGHVVQMRSTSPSHEMLRALEAGEFIPYFQPVVHGDSKQWSGAEVLMRWNHPKEGLVRPDLFIPFAEHSGLIVPMTRALMQQTATLLGPLSSNFDKPFHIGINITASHCKDLQLVNDCRVFLAAFAPDSVNLVLELTERELIEPTEITLQLFEQLHALGVMIAVDDFGTGHSSLGYLRTFNVDFLKIDQSFVAMIGIDALSRHILDTIIELSAKLDLGIVAEGVETQAQADYLTAHHVNFLQGYLFGKPMPGADFINALSHH; from the coding sequence GCTGCTCAGTGGCCTGCTCCCGGTGTTGCTGGGCGTCGCGATTCTTTACATGCAGGCCGAGCGTACGCTGGAGCACAGTTCACAGCAGACCGCCGAAGAGGCATTGCATCAATTCGAGTTGATGCTCGACAACACCGCTCAGGCCGCCCACGAGCTGCTGCCGCTGGCCGGACAACCGTGCGAAAGCGTCAAACTGGCGTTGCGCGAACAGGTCACTCGCCGCCCTTTCGTGCGCTCGACCAATCTGGTGTGGGACGACAATCTCTATTGCAGCTCATTGTTTGGTGACTATAAGGAAGCCGTTAACCCCGGTGACTACAACCAGGGCAAGTTGTGGTTGATGAACGGTAATCCGGTCACGCCGAATACTGCGCTGCTGGTTTACCGGCTCAGCGAAGGTCACGGCAGCGCGCTGACGACACTGGACGGCTATCACCTGAGCAACATGTTGCGCCTGATCGGCCGGCAAACATTGCTGATGCTGCAAGTGGGCGATAACTGGCTCTCCGCTGACGGAAAAGTACACAACGGCGACCTGCCTGCGCTGCCGGTAGCGCAAAGCATGCTCGACTCTTCGCGCTACGCGTTCAGTATTTCAGCCGGTTTTCCGAAGGGGGAAATCTGGCGCTACATGGCCGAGGTTTATCCTCCCCTGTTCAGCTTGCTGATCTTTTTTGGTGTGGTCTCGGGTGCAATCGGTCATGTCGTGCAGATGCGCTCCACTTCGCCGAGCCATGAAATGCTTCGCGCCCTGGAAGCCGGGGAATTCATTCCGTACTTCCAGCCAGTGGTGCATGGCGACAGCAAACAGTGGTCGGGGGCCGAAGTGTTGATGCGCTGGAACCACCCAAAGGAAGGCCTGGTGCGTCCGGATCTGTTTATTCCGTTCGCCGAGCATTCGGGTTTGATCGTGCCGATGACCCGCGCCTTGATGCAGCAGACCGCTACCCTGCTTGGCCCGCTGTCATCGAACTTCGACAAACCGTTTCACATCGGTATCAACATCACCGCAAGCCATTGCAAGGATCTGCAACTGGTCAACGACTGCCGCGTGTTTCTCGCCGCGTTCGCGCCAGACAGCGTGAATCTGGTGCTGGAGTTGACCGAGCGCGAGCTGATCGAGCCGACCGAGATCACGCTCCAGCTGTTCGAACAATTACATGCGCTGGGCGTGATGATTGCCGTTGATGACTTCGGCACCGGCCACTCGAGTCTCGGATACCTGCGTACATTCAATGTCGACTTTCTCAAGATCGACCAAAGCTTCGTCGCCATGATCGGTATCGACGCGCTGTCACGGCACATTCTCGATACGATTATCGAACTGTCGGCCAAGCTTGATCTGGGTATTGTTGCCGAAGGTGTAGAAACTCAGGCGCAGGCCGATTATCTGACTGCCCATCACGTCAACTTCCTGCAAGGCTATCTGTTCGGCAAACCGATGCCTGGCGCCGACTTCATCAATGCATTAAGTCACCATTAA
- the ahpF gene encoding alkyl hydroperoxide reductase subunit F, with protein MLDANLKAQLKSYLERVTQPIEIVASLDDGAKSREMLELLKDVASLSSQITLIDSGDDARKPSFSINRPGAEISLRFAGIPMGHEFTSLVLALLQVGGHPSKASVEVIEQIRSLKGQFSFETYFSLSCQNCPDVVQALNLMAVLNPNIRHVAIDGALFQDEVNDRKIMAVPSIYLNGENFGQGRMGLEEILAKLDTGAIERQAEKISAKEAFDVLVVGGGPAGASAAIYAARKGIRTGVAAERFGGQVLDTMAIENFISVQETEGPKLATALEEHVKQYDVDIMNLQRADKLIPGKNGELHEVHFASGATLKAKSVILATGARWREMNVPGEQEYRNKGVAYCPHCDGPLFKGKRVAVIGGGNSGVEAAIDLAGIVSHVTLLEFDVQLRADAVLQRKLHSLPNVTVITSAQTTEVTGNGEKVNGLRYKDRNTDELRSVELEGIFVQIGLLPNTDWLKGTIELSPRGEIIVDNRGETSIPGIFAAGDVTTVPYKQIVIAVGEGAKASLSAFDHLIRTSAPA; from the coding sequence ATGTTGGACGCCAATCTTAAAGCCCAGTTGAAATCGTACCTGGAACGGGTCACCCAGCCGATCGAGATCGTTGCTTCTCTCGACGACGGTGCGAAATCCCGTGAAATGCTAGAACTGCTGAAAGACGTTGCCAGTCTTTCGAGCCAGATTACTCTGATCGACAGCGGTGACGATGCACGCAAACCATCGTTCTCGATCAATCGTCCGGGTGCGGAGATCAGTCTGCGCTTCGCCGGCATCCCGATGGGCCACGAATTCACTTCGCTGGTGCTGGCCCTGCTGCAAGTCGGCGGCCACCCTTCGAAGGCCAGTGTTGAAGTCATTGAGCAGATCCGTTCGCTCAAAGGCCAGTTCAGCTTCGAGACGTACTTCTCGCTGTCCTGCCAGAACTGCCCGGACGTGGTCCAGGCGCTGAACCTGATGGCCGTGCTCAATCCGAACATCCGCCACGTCGCTATCGACGGTGCGTTGTTCCAGGACGAAGTCAACGATCGCAAGATCATGGCTGTGCCGAGCATCTACTTGAATGGTGAGAACTTCGGTCAGGGCCGCATGGGCCTGGAAGAAATTCTCGCCAAACTCGACACTGGCGCCATCGAGCGTCAGGCCGAAAAAATCAGCGCTAAAGAAGCCTTCGACGTGCTGGTCGTCGGTGGTGGCCCGGCCGGTGCTTCGGCGGCTATCTATGCGGCGCGCAAAGGCATTCGCACCGGTGTCGCGGCTGAGCGTTTCGGCGGTCAGGTGCTGGATACCATGGCCATCGAGAACTTCATTTCCGTGCAGGAAACCGAAGGCCCGAAACTGGCCACGGCGCTGGAAGAACACGTCAAGCAATACGACGTCGACATCATGAACCTGCAACGCGCCGACAAGCTGATCCCGGGCAAGAACGGCGAGTTGCACGAAGTTCACTTCGCCAGCGGCGCCACCCTCAAAGCCAAGAGCGTGATTCTGGCGACCGGTGCGCGGTGGCGTGAAATGAATGTGCCGGGCGAGCAGGAATATCGCAACAAAGGCGTGGCGTACTGCCCGCACTGCGATGGCCCGCTGTTCAAAGGCAAACGCGTTGCGGTGATCGGCGGCGGCAACTCCGGCGTTGAAGCAGCCATCGATTTGGCCGGTATCGTGTCTCACGTCACGCTGCTGGAATTCGATGTGCAACTGCGTGCCGACGCTGTGTTGCAGCGCAAACTGCACAGCCTGCCGAACGTGACTGTGATCACCAGTGCGCAAACCACTGAAGTCACTGGCAATGGTGAGAAGGTCAACGGCTTGCGCTACAAGGATCGCAACACCGACGAGCTGCGTAGCGTCGAGCTGGAAGGGATTTTTGTGCAGATCGGCTTGCTGCCTAACACCGACTGGCTCAAAGGCACCATCGAGCTGTCGCCGCGGGGCGAGATCATCGTCGATAACCGTGGAGAGACGTCGATCCCGGGCATCTTCGCTGCCGGTGACGTGACCACTGTGCCGTACAAGCAGATCGTGATTGCGGTGGGCGAGGGCGCCAAGGCTTCGCTGAGTGCTTTCGATCACCTGATCCGGACTTCGGCGCCGGCGTAA